Proteins encoded together in one Synergistales bacterium window:
- a CDS encoding CoA-binding protein, producing MDQAGIIDAYVCTPSTVAIVGASPKQERPVYEVMEYLTGQGFRLFPVNPGHSGETIQGLHCLGSLGELPEQVDVVALFVGPGKQEPVVEEMEQLGYKPVVWMQPGAENEALKQRLEAEGCDVVMDACMMMVHQVYCGE from the coding sequence GTGGATCAGGCAGGGATCATCGATGCCTATGTGTGCACCCCATCGACGGTAGCGATTGTCGGTGCCTCGCCCAAGCAGGAGCGTCCCGTCTACGAGGTGATGGAGTACCTGACCGGTCAGGGATTCCGACTTTTCCCCGTAAATCCCGGCCACAGCGGCGAGACGATCCAGGGCCTTCATTGTCTTGGGTCGCTTGGGGAGCTGCCGGAGCAGGTGGATGTGGTGGCCCTCTTTGTGGGGCCCGGCAAGCAGGAGCCTGTGGTAGAGGAGATGGAGCAACTCGGGTACAAGCCGGTGGTGTGGATGCAGCCGGGAGCGGAAAACGAGGCATTGAAGCAGCGGCTCGAAGCGGAAGGCTGCGACGTCGTGATGGACGCATGCATGATGATGGTGCACCAGGTATATTGTGGCGAGTGA